The segment TGTTGGCAGAAAAACCCCAGCagcctgaaaataaaaattcaaaaattcatcTTGCCAATTTTTGGTCCTTTTCACACTCACCCTGTGGAAGAGAGGCAGCGGGTGACAGGTTAATTGGAGATGTGTTTTATCTTGCAGTCTGGTACTTTGGTGCTCGGTGGTTCTCTGATTTACACTCCGTTTGCTCTCTGTCAGCTGGTCTCACAGCCTCACGGTGGTGCCCCTCCGTGTCCTGGCCCCAGAGGGCCAGGGCCCTGAGTCTGCCTTCCCGTGGGCGTGGAGTCGCGGGTGGCACTCCAGATGCCGGTGTCGGCCTAGCAGAGGTGGGGATAGGATGAGGCGTGTCGTTCGAGGGTGGAGGTGGTGTAGCAGTGCGCACGGACAGTGTTGCCTCCACCGCAGGTGCGGGTGACGTCATTTCTTGTTCCTGTTGACTCAGTGCTGTTCAGGGTCGTCTTCTCCATAAGGGAGGCGCAGGAAGACCCTTCCAGTGAACCCTGCCACACTCCGCCCTTGAAAGCAGAAATCACAGTTAGGAAGGGTGTCTTTTTTAGTATTGCAGAAAGTGGAGGCTTAGGTGAGCATTTTATAGGTTGAAGAAAATTTGTTATTCTCTTGGCGAGTGTGGAGTCACGGCTGAAGCATAGCCTCTCACCTGGAAGCAGCCAGAACCCAGATCCTGGGAGGGCAGGtgctccttccttcccagagCAGGTGCAGTGACTCTGCGCAGGGTGGGGTGCGGTCCAGCTTCTGGTTTCGTCTGCGTTAACAGTTCAGAATGCCGCCCGCGTCGAGCTCCTGGACTCGGGTGACGCTGGGGGCCACACGGGCTGTCGGGCGCTTGCTcacctgtgtgtgtctgttgctCCTTCAAGACAGGTTTTGGACGTTTTAGTGCCTTTTGAGAAACTTCACGAAGTGGACCAGCTGCTTATAAACAAgcacaaaaagcacaaaagagCCAAGTAGGTGCAGAGCTGTGTGCAAATGTTTAAGTGTTCTTGGTTTTCCTTCGTAGGCGAAGAACAGGCAGACCCAGGACAAGAGAGAGAAGAGTAGTGTTTGGAGTGAAATCAAGCTGTTGAGGAAggagctgaaggagagggaggaggccgCGATGCTGGAGAGCCTCACGTCGGCTGCGGTGGTGCTGGCGACAAACACAGGTGAGGGGGGCGGGTCCTCGCCCGCTGTGGCCGCTGGAGGGGCCGGGTGGTGCTCTCCCTTCTGCACCTTCTTGGTGGGGAGCTGTGTAGAGCTGTCTGCAAACAGTGGGGAGGATCCACTGGTGAGTTTTCCTTGTGAGGAGGTTTTCAGCGACAGCCTCCGTTTGTTTCGTTGATACCGATACAGGGATATTTGGGTTTCCTCTTTTTGAGCGAACTGCTGTCTTCAtggaatttgttcatttaatctAATTGATTGAATGCACAGGTCTAAAGTTATTCACATCATCCCTTTATTGTGAAGACGCCTGTGGCATCTATAACGATGTCGCTGCTTTCATTCCTGGATCGGGGATCTTGAAATCAGGTGTTCCCCATTCCCCGGAGCTTGCTGATACTGTCCTGTTTGTTCAGTGACTTTGCTGAGCTGACTCTGAAAGGCCTGTTTTGTGGTCCCGTGCAGCTGCTGAAGCCCGCCAGCTTAGGGGGCAGGAAGGATTGCACAGAGTCCCTCCTGCTCCAGAAGCAGCACATCTGCCGGTCGTGGCCGACGGGCTCTGCATGTGTGTTGGGGAGCGCCTTTTACAACTCTTAGGCCTCACTTCCTGTTGGTAGGCAGCCAGGGGTGAGCCAGCTGTGAGCGCTTGGGGCCGCCTCCCATCTTGCACATGCCTGCTCACAGCCCGACATGTGTGTATGGCCCTCCGGGTCTCCGGGGGCAGGCTGGAGCTTTCCTAAGCCCCCGCGGACATCTTGCTCCCCGACTCTTCCTTGGAAGCTTTCTGGTTACCTCTTGCTTGCTCCAGCTGCTTCAGAGACTCTGATGGTTTTGGGCAAATGTCTGGGGAAAGGGCTGTCTGCATCGGGAGAGCTCCAAGTCGGGGGAAATAGAGACAGTCCTGAGACTGGGTTCTACCCGGGAGCTGGCAGACAGCACCAGTCGTGGCGTTTCTCTGGGAACGGGGCTTCAAGGGAGTTCAGCCTCCTTGCTGCAGGTTTTCCCCACGGTTGCCAGCCGTTGGTTTCAAGGCTCCCACAGAACCGGGGCACAGGCAGGGCCTTTCCGTAGGAATACTGCAGAGCTTGCAATTCTGTCCCAGGTTgagccacatctttttttttttttttaaataagatttttatttatttgagagggagagggagaagcagactccatgctgagtggagagcctgacgcggggctcaatcccaggaccctgagatcatgacctgagccgaaggccgacacttaaccgactcagccacccaggcgccctgagagccACATCTTTGAAAACAAACACTCCCTGGGTTGCTGCAAGCCTTTAGCTAATTTCTAGAGctctgaaaaagttgattccGACAATGCTGCCAGTGTTCTTGTTGCTTTAGTGGAGGGAGAGGGTTTCCGGAGGTCCTCACCGGACCAAATCTTCAAATGTGGTGCTTGTTGGAAATCACAATGCAGCCTCCCCCCAACTCAGCAGGGTCAGCTTGTGGCCTCTTAAGTCCTCCCGTCGTGTTGAGTGGGGAGCTAGAATGGGTCTCCTGGACGTGCTTCTCTTTGCACTGTGAAGTTGCATCATACTCTGAACCGGCCAAGTTCTGCCTCCTACAGCATCCTCTCCAGCCATCCCTGCAAACCCCATCCCTTAGGGGGTTCATCAGGATACAGTCGGAGTCTCAGAGTCATTTGTTAAAACCTCCCTCCTTGTGGCGGGCACTTTACGTACTTTGCTTGTGTTAGTACCTATGTAGCATGTTAGGATTTGGTGGCCGTGATGGCCCTGTGAGTTTCAAGTGGCGCCCACGTTTGTAGATGAGGAACAGGCTCAGGGCGGGTGGCCTGCCCGGGCCCACTGCTGCTTATGAGGCTTGTGTGGGGCCGGGGTCTTGCTTACACGTGAGCTCTTGCCATGGCGTGACTGTTccaaggaggggctggggccatGGTTTTGTGTTGTTAAGTACATGGGGCTCCTCCCCTCCGCCCCAGACTGATGCTGGGTTAATTGTTCTGTGTGTCCAAGAGAACGTCTTGGAGGGGAATTAATTAAGCTCTAGATTCAGAAAATGGtatggaaataatatttagaaatcagACACCCTTCCAAGGCCTTGGTCCCAGAGCCAAGGGGTGATTGATTCTGGTGCTTGGAATGTTGGGGTGGCCCTGCCTCGGAGCACACTGCCCCACACTGAAACACGGGTGGGCTGGaacaaatgttcttaatgttCTTCCTGAGTGTTTATTCCCAGAtggcacacttttttttttaaagatttttatttatttgacagagataaagacagcccgtgagagagggaacacaagcagggggagtgggagaggaagaagcaggctcccagcggaagagcctgatgtggggctcgatcccagaacgctgggatcacgccctgagccgaaggcagatgcttaacgactgcgccacgcaggtgccccactTCTTACACAGTCTTAATGCCAGACTGGATTCTCAATGACCGGCCTGTTGGGGTCTCTTTCACTGAGGTTGCAGCCGCTGGGACGCAGCCAGCACCTTCAGTAAAGGCTTACGGTTCCGCTTTCACCAGGTGCTTCTTCCGATGGCCCTCTGAAGCTGCTGCCCGACAGCCACTTCGACGTGGTGGTCATCGATGAGTGCGCCCAGGCCCTGGAAGCCAGCTGCTGGATCCCCCTGCTGAAGGCCAGGAAGTGCATCCTGGCTGGAGATCACAAGCAGCTGCCCCCCACCACGGTCTCTCACAAGTAAGAGCCCTGCCTGCGGTGTGCTTCTCTGCCCTCACCCACCACCCCTGCGGTCCGACCTGGGGCGTAGCAGCCAAGAAGCCCCGACGTGCCCTCCTTGCACATTTCCTGCCTGTTTTTTTGCACACACTGGTTCAGGTGTCAGGTGTGTCAGGCCTCATGCGCTCGAGCTCAGGGGTTGTAGCCGCCACTTGTGTCTCTGTAGTCTCAGCACCTGGCTCCGTGCCCAGTCCGAGCGGTAGAATGGAGTTTCCTTGGCGAGGCCAGCAGATCCATGTGCCTCTTCCCGCCGGGTGGGGTCTGAGAGACCATTGCTGCTGTGGGCGGGCCGACTGGCCTCTGGGCCGATCAGCTCCTGGCCTGGCATGGAGTCTTCGAGTCCTGACCTGGAGGCACATCCTGTGACCTAGGCCACAAGGAGCCACTCTGTAGGCGCTGAGCCTGTGTACCGTAGATGCAGCGGCAGTCCCTAGTGATGTGAGCGAGCtagccacccccagccccctcctcacctCGTTCCCGCTGCTCCCCTCACCCACTGCTCTGGCCACACTGGCGTCCTCTGCCGTCCCCATTTGGACGGCTCCTTCCCGGACACGGGGTGGCCTTGCCCTCCTCCATTCAGTACTCTTTCAGGTGAGCCCCCTCTATGGGCCGCCCCCCGTGACCACCCTGTCTCAGCACATCCCTCGTCACAGCTTCTCAGTGTCTCTGAGCGCTCATTGGTCCCTCACAGTGGTGCGTGTCGGTCTGTCGTTTCCCTGGTCATCCCAACTAGGATGTTAGTCACGTGGGGCCGGGGCCAGGGCTGGCCTTGTGTCCGTGCGCCTGGGGCCGCCTGCCATCTCTGAGGCAGGAACTCCTTCTTGTGCAGGTGGCTGTCTTCTTGGCCCGCTGCCGCCTGAGATGGTCCTCCCCTTTGCCGGGAGTATGGACAAGCTGCAGTGGACCTTGGAATGCTCCCTTGTTGTTCTCTGAGGGCGAGAAGTGGAGACTCCCCAGCATGTGTTGGGTGGAACCCCGCCAGAGGGGAGTGAGGCCCCTAGGCAGAGGGGCCTTAGTTCAGGATCCCTCAGAGAAGGAGAGCACCCATCCTGGTTCCTCAGAGCGGGTGCAGTGCAGGTGGAAATGGGGGGCTGTGTTTGGGAAGTTTGTCCTGACAGAGCCACCCCCAGGGTGGGAGTCGGCGTGGAGCCTCCAGGGCAGGGGCTCCCTGGGCGCTATTCAGCGACTTGTTCTGGGTTCCCAGGGGACCTTGAAAGAGGGCTTTGTCCTCCACAGACCTTTGTGTGGAGAGCTGTGCCTCAGAGCAGGGATGCCCCCTCCCCTGTTGGGGGGATGCGTGCCGGCTAGTTCTCTTCATGCAGTTGGGCCTGGCGGCCGCTTCACCTCTATCTTTGGCATGAGTTGTTTTCAGTAGGTGTCCATACTGGAAGAGGTTGACCGCGAGGTCTTACAAACTTACGACTAGGAACTTCCCCTCGGTTTTAGTATCACGGGAGATGGTGTGTCTCCGTGGTGAAGGGGTGCTCGTGGCTCTGCAGCTCACcggctgggtggccttgggctggtcactcagcctctctgtgtctcactcTCCTCCAGGGGAAGTGGGAAGCACAGCCCTCACTAGGTCCTAAGGTTCTGGGAGTCTCCAGTGAGTTAATGGGGTGAAGTGGAAGAGTAGGTCACAGGAAGGGCCGAGTAAACACCAGCTGCCGTTGTGAGCTGAGCGATTACTTGTGGCTGAAGTATGTTGCAGTTTTAAACCATTTACCTGTAGTGGTTTGCTATTGCTCCTGTAACAAACCATCACCAACTCCAACATTTATTGTCTGCGGTTCTGGACGTCAGGAGTCCAAACTCTGTCTCCCTGGgtaaagtcaaggtgttggcaaggaagCTCCAGAGGAGGGTTTGTTTCTtaaccttttccagcttctggaggtgCCTCACTCCTTTGCCTGGGCGCCTCCTCCAACTGCAAAGCCAGTAGGCGGCATCTTCAGCTCTCCATCTGGTCATGTCTTCttccctgaccctgaccctcctgcctccctcttagaaGGACCCCTGTGATTGCTTTCGGCCCAGCTTAACTTTGCACACACGTCAGGTCCCATGTTCGCAGGTTCCAGAATGAGGACATGGGCATCTCTGGGGTGACCATACTCTTAATTTTAGGTCAGAACTTGGGCGGGGGGATTGATTCTGAGGCTTGAGCACTGCTTTCCTCCCTGGCCCCTGGTTTCAGGCTGGACTCGGGGACTCAGGCTCCCCTTCCTGGTTGCTGTCTTGGTGCAGGGCTGCCCTGGCGGGGCTGTCGCTGAGCCTGATGGAGCGCCTGGCGGAGGAGCACGGCGCGCGGGTGGTGCGGACGCTGACGGTGCAGTACCGCATGCACCGGGCCATCATGCAGTGGGCCTCGGACGCCCTGTACCACGGGCAGCTCACAGCCCACCCTTCCGTGGCTGGGCACCTCCTGCGGTGAGTGACTTGGTCCTGGCCTGCCTGGCCTGCCCTGAGGCCCCTGGGTCCCCCGGACCTGTTCAGTAGAGATTTTAGAGTCAGAGTCACCTCTGAGGCTGGTTttcaggaggggagaggggccttGCCCTGGAGAGCTGGAGCGGGGTGCTTAGTCTCTGATGTTCTTCGCGCCCCTCGTATTCCCTGTGGAGCAGCCCCGTTCTCCCGTGGGAAGAGCCCGTGCACGAGGGAGTGAAGGGAGATGTGAGTTCTGTTGTTAGGACCTCGGCTCTGCTTTATTGCCCTGGCCTCACGCATTCAGTCTCTCCCTGTGTGCAGGGACCTCCCAGGAGTGGCTGCGACGGAGGAGACGGGCATCCCCCTGCTGCTCGTGGACACGGCTGGCTGTGGGCTGTTTGAACTTGAAGAGGAGGACGACCAGTCTAAGGGGAACCCTGGTGAGCTTGCTCAGACAGGGCCAGCTTCCTGGCTTACACAGACCCCAGTATTCTCTTCGTGGAAACCAGAGTGCCTATAGTTGCCGACCTCAGAGGGgctgagtggggggggggtgctcggAGCTCGTCCCCGGTGAGCTGGGGAGCCAGACAGGAGCACTTGTGGCACCCTTCTCGGTGGGCAGCACTGGTTCGGGGGCAGGAGTAGGCCTGGGAGCACAAAGTGGCCGAGCTCTGCCTGCTCAGCCTTGGGTGAGATCCTTGCTCACCCATGGTACCAGCCTGCCGGTTGCACACTCAGTGCTGCGGGGTAAACTGAGACTCAGCTGCATGGCCTGCATCTTCATTGGCTAGATTTATAATCCTGTGGCTCAGGGCGTTACCCCAGGCACAGTGTAAGATCCGGTTGTCAAATTGGGTGAAGGGCTGAAGAAACTAGCACGAATGACGGGGGTCCGCGTGGGGTGACTTGGACCGACAGCCTGCTTGCTGCCCTCCAGGTGAAGTGCGCCTTGTCAGTCTGCACATCCAGGCCCTGGTGGACGCTGGTGTCCAAGCAAGTGACATTGCCGTCATCACACCGTACAACCTCCAGGTGCGGGGGGCCACTTCATGTGTTGGTGGGGCGCAGTCACCCCCCAGGTGCCTGAAGGACAGAGGTCACTTAGTGTCTCTGTGACCGTAAAGTCCTGGTGGATTCGACCACCTGATGACTGGATCCAGGGCTCACATGACTCAGCATCTCTGTCCGTCTGTCCCTTGTACTTGCTTTGCCATGCTCCTGCTTCCCTGGTTGGCTTCGTTTTCTGGTCACCGGCTCAGGTGGCCCTGGCTGCTTTGGGCTGGCACCTCCTTACAGGGCAGCCCTGGGGACCACTGGTCCCTTCACGGCATCTCCCACAGGCTCTCAGCTTTGAATCTCACAAGTCTGGCTCAGGTCCCCATCTCTGAGCTGGTTGCCATGGCCGGAGCGGGGTCCTTGCCCATTTCTGGATCAGCAGGAACAACCATCGCCTGCTCCTTTCTTTTTGGggtctctcatgctttctctctcggTGCCTCTGTGCTTATCAGTAAAGCTTGTCTTTCTTGGTGGGAAAACGCAGCTGTGGCAGAATATCGTGAGATCGTTGCCACCCCATCCTGGTTCACAGCCATCACCCAAAGGGACGTCTGAGGGAGGTGGCTATCACGAGCCGAAAGAAATGACATATTGTCAGTGCTGGGGTGTGGGGCCACGTCTGACCTGCTCATGTGCTGCTTCGTATGTTCATGGGTGGCTCAGAACAGCGTGAGGCCCTCTGCTGAGTCCAAGGACAGAGTGTCGGGGCCGCCCTGGCCTGAGCTGAGCCGAGGACATGGCCTTACTTGGTGTTCCAGGTGGACCTGCTCAGGCAGAGCCTTGCCCACAGGCACCCCGAGCTTGAAATCAAGTCAGTCGATGGTTTCCAAGGCCGAGAGAAGGAGGCTGTGGTCCTGTCCTTTGTCAGATCCAACAGGAAAGGTACGTCGGGCTCAGCAGAGTCCTGTGGGGCAGCAGAGGGCCAACTGGGTTTCTGCTGGGGGCTGTGCCGGGCGGTGCGAGTGTGGCCTCTGTGAGCTGGCCGCTGGGCGAGAGGCAGGTGAGAGAgcgggcagggagtggggggcagtggggccCTGACCGGAGCCCACTCAGGGCCAGTGCCGCATGGGGCGGGAGTGGTCCCggggggctgtgggggtgggggctggtgctCCCGACAGAGCTAACGGAGTGTGAGCTGAGCAGCACGGGCGTGTGGGTGCTCTGGGGGACTGCCTGGATGCCCTGCCTGGGACGGGGAGGGAGAAATGGCCTGTCTGGGCTTTGTAAGGCACTTTCAGTGGAAGGCTGAGGACAGATGAgagagtggggggcgggggcagccaAGGTACTGGAGCGTCCCTTGCGCTTTCCCCGCTGCCGGCTGCAGTCACactctgggctgggctgagggAGGAGGTCGTACTTGGAGATGAGCCATGGTTTGGTAGCTGCCACGTCCGGACCACGTGCAGTGGAGCCAGACTTGGAAAGCCGTGCCTGGGCAGCAGGATGTCTGCGCAGGCGGCTGTGTGGGGTGGGCTGCTGGTCGGTGAAGGAGGGGTGTTGGGTGATTCCCTTGGTGATCATTACTGCTAGGGGGCAAGAGTCCATTTCCCGTTCTTTAGTCTTGGGTCTCACTCACCCCTGGCTCATTTCTAGGTGAAGTGGGCTTCCTTGCCGAGGACCGGCGGATCAACGTTGCTGTCACCCGCGCTCGGCGCCATGTGGCGGTCGTGTGTGATTCTCGCACTGTTAACAACCATGCCTTCTTGAAGACCCTGGTAGATCACTTCACAGAGCATGGGGAAGTACGCACGGCCTTTGAGTATCTTGATGACATCATCCCTGAAAACTACTCCCATGAGAGCTCCCAGGGCCACGGCCAAACCGGTGCGAAGCCCCACGGCTCTGCGGCGCTGGCCAGGAAGCCTCCCGGGGGCCGGCCGCAGGAGGGGGCCCAGGGGGCCAGAGCAGCTGCCAGGCTGGAGCAGAAGAGGCCGGGTGGGAAGCCCTCGGGCCCTGAGGTCCCTTCTCAGCCCACCCTCAACGGAGGCGGCCCAGAGGGAGCGGGGAGCAGAGACCGTGCAGAGCGCTTCAGGGCCAAGATCGCTGAGTTTGTGGCGAGTGAGAAAACTCAGTTGGAGTTTCCTGCTTCCCTGAACTCCCACGACAGGATGTGGATCCACCAGATAGCCGAAGAGCATGGGCTGAGGCACGACAGCAccggggaagggaagaagaggttCATCACCGTGAGCAAGAgagccccaccccgccccacccaccCCANCACCCACCCCACCGGCCCCACCGCCACCAGCAGGGGCTGGCAGCCAAACCCCTGTCGGTCCCAGGGCCCCCGGCCCCACACAGACCGATCCTCCTCTTGGGGAGCCGAGCAGCCAGGACCCTCTGAATCTGAAGGCCCTGCACTTGGAaaggctgca is part of the Ailuropoda melanoleuca isolate Jingjing chromosome 16, ASM200744v2, whole genome shotgun sequence genome and harbors:
- the IGHMBP2 gene encoding LOW QUALITY PROTEIN: DNA-binding protein SMUBP-2 (The sequence of the model RefSeq protein was modified relative to this genomic sequence to represent the inferred CDS: deleted 1 base in 1 codon), whose translation is MATAAVESFVTKQLDLLELERDAEVEERRSWQENISPKELQSRGVCLLKLQASSQRTGLYGRLLVTFEPRRCTSAPVLPSNSFTSGDIVGLYDEGSQLATGILTRITQRSVTVAFDESHDFQLSLDREQSYRLLKLANDVTYKRLKKALVTLKKYHSGPASSLIEVLFGGSAPSPASEIQPPLFCNASLDASQKEAVSFALSQKELAIIHGPPGTGKTTTVVEIILQAVRQGLKVLCCAPSNIAVDNLVERLARCKQRILRLGHPARLLESIQQHSLDAVLARSDNAQIVADIRKDIDQAFAKNRQTQDKREKSSVWSEIKLLRKELKEREEAAMLESLTSAAVVLATNTGASSDGPLKLLPDSHFDVVVIDECAQALEASCWIPLLKARKCILAGDHKQLPPTTVSHKAALAGLSLSLMERLAEEHGARVVRTLTVQYRMHRAIMQWASDALYHGQLTAHPSVAGHLLRDLPGVAATEETGIPLLLVDTAGCGLFELEEEDDQSKGNPGEVRLVSLHIQALVDAGVQASDIAVITPYNLQVDLLRQSLAHRHPELEIKSVDGFQGREKEAVVLSFVRSNRKGEVGFLAEDRRINVAVTRARRHVAVVCDSRTVNNHAFLKTLVDHFTEHGEVRTAFEYLDDIIPENYSHESSQGHGQTGAKPHGSAALARKPPGGRPQEGAQGARAAARLEQKRPGGKPSGPEVPSQPTLNGGGPEGAGSRDRAERFRAKIAEFVASEKTQLEFPASLNSHDRMWIHQIAEEHGLRHDSTGEGKKRFITVSKRAPPRPTTPXPTPPAPPPPAGAGSQTPVGPRAPGPTQTDPPLGEPSSQDPLNLKALHLERLQREKSRQERPAKEGPAKEGQQASRSGLRTLPEKKKKKEAKGHAAVDLPGEEDFDALVAAAIKADNSCGFTKCTASVVTLGQLCLHCGRRFCLSHHLPEIHGCGERARAHARQRISREGVLYAGSGTKDRSLDPAKRAQLQRRLDKKLDELTSQRKSKRKEKEK